In Maridesulfovibrio sp., a single genomic region encodes these proteins:
- a CDS encoding ACT domain-containing protein, with product MIPDSTAGLVSRGAIENLLAAREILLAACSRSMPQDFPQQMSRLVDCYFTERVSEAVAAGILSPGERLSIVAVGGYGRGQLAPHSDLDVLMLSDYMSGTDLEELSAFLFHPLWDLKFEVGHGVRSVQDNLDLAGEDFKVLASLLDLRFIAGDEEPFRALFAGLREKILPACGRDFCRTLWENRSKTGIGMDSVVLEPELKNGWGGLRDVQFIRWCADIRGGFSPLNQDDLGDLCRDESLITRTRCAVHLLRKRKQDRLILDMLPDVASLCGVAGYNPAKRGNDLLTMVHRAMVRIRSMGDALYRESFARDSFSFIDCDGPVDLDRGVKIFEIKARTGEPLTREARRAVSRVESAAGVSVEKALLRLIGILKGEHGWRASLEMLDSGLFKSFLPEFANVSELVPYDGYHQYPPGRHSLLTVHKCCDIFRDEFAEGGKCISTGDFDALVLAALFHDIGKGGANHSERGAAIVEDILSRTGLPARFKEDVVFLVREHLLLVRSSRALDLSSVESLRSIAGTVRSARRLRMLFILSMADSMATGPRVWNSWSEALLREIYAGLELVLTDENYSVLESGDILDDAVRRVWLASAGDFEPQVVESMLAAMPERYLLAEDPEDIVLHMKQVREFNALYEKDLVRKPSGKGGKGINLVRSFATDDESRVKLVITARDQDFLFATQSGVLALHSVNILSAEIFSWADGTAVNTFLVESPAEDGPADIWARVERAVMYALTGRLSLDYRLHKKRNSPYARPGRVRVPTRITVDNDSSESCTLIEVIAQDRSGLLYDMAALFSRMNVDLRMARVSTTGQSVFDVFHVEGPEGGKIEDCEHVKELVSALEYALSNH from the coding sequence ATGATCCCGGATTCAACCGCCGGCCTTGTTTCAAGAGGTGCGATAGAAAATCTGCTCGCAGCGCGGGAAATACTTCTTGCGGCATGCTCCAGAAGCATGCCGCAGGATTTTCCGCAGCAGATGTCGAGGCTGGTGGACTGCTATTTCACGGAAAGAGTCTCTGAGGCTGTTGCAGCCGGAATACTCTCGCCGGGTGAACGGCTTTCAATAGTTGCTGTAGGCGGGTACGGGCGCGGCCAACTGGCTCCGCACTCGGACCTGGATGTGCTGATGCTCTCCGACTACATGTCCGGTACGGATCTGGAGGAGCTTTCCGCTTTTCTTTTCCATCCGCTTTGGGATCTGAAGTTTGAGGTGGGGCATGGCGTGCGTTCGGTACAGGACAATCTGGATTTGGCCGGGGAGGATTTCAAGGTGCTGGCTTCATTGCTGGACCTGCGATTCATCGCCGGTGACGAGGAGCCGTTCAGGGCGCTATTTGCCGGGCTCAGGGAAAAAATTCTGCCTGCCTGCGGTCGAGACTTCTGCCGCACTCTCTGGGAAAACCGCAGTAAAACGGGGATCGGGATGGATTCCGTTGTTCTGGAGCCGGAGCTCAAGAACGGCTGGGGCGGATTGCGGGACGTGCAGTTCATCCGGTGGTGTGCGGATATCCGGGGCGGTTTTTCGCCTCTGAATCAGGATGATCTCGGTGATCTGTGCAGAGATGAGTCGCTGATCACGCGGACCCGCTGCGCAGTGCATCTCCTGCGGAAGCGCAAGCAGGACAGGCTGATTCTGGATATGCTCCCGGATGTCGCATCGCTGTGCGGAGTTGCCGGGTATAATCCTGCAAAGCGCGGTAATGATCTGCTTACCATGGTTCATCGGGCAATGGTCCGCATCCGGTCAATGGGCGATGCTCTGTATCGGGAATCGTTTGCGCGGGATTCCTTTTCCTTCATTGATTGCGACGGTCCGGTTGACCTCGACAGGGGGGTGAAGATTTTCGAGATCAAAGCCCGCACCGGGGAACCGCTTACCCGCGAGGCCCGCAGAGCCGTATCAAGGGTAGAAAGCGCTGCAGGGGTCAGTGTGGAAAAGGCTCTGCTGCGTTTAATAGGCATTCTCAAGGGAGAACACGGCTGGCGCGCTTCTCTGGAAATGCTGGACAGCGGACTCTTCAAGTCGTTTCTCCCCGAGTTTGCCAATGTGTCCGAACTTGTCCCCTATGACGGTTATCACCAGTATCCTCCCGGACGCCATTCGCTGCTTACCGTGCATAAGTGCTGCGATATCTTCCGTGACGAGTTTGCCGAAGGTGGAAAGTGTATTTCCACAGGTGATTTTGATGCCCTTGTGCTTGCCGCCCTTTTTCACGATATCGGCAAGGGCGGGGCAAACCATAGTGAGCGCGGGGCAGCCATTGTGGAGGATATCCTTTCCCGTACCGGACTGCCTGCCCGGTTCAAGGAGGATGTTGTCTTTCTGGTCCGTGAGCATCTTCTGCTCGTACGCTCTTCGCGCGCCCTTGATCTCAGTTCCGTGGAGTCCCTGCGGTCAATAGCCGGGACAGTCCGTTCGGCGCGCCGGCTGCGCATGCTGTTTATTCTTTCCATGGCCGATTCCATGGCTACCGGGCCCAGGGTCTGGAATTCGTGGAGCGAGGCGTTACTGCGCGAGATTTATGCCGGACTTGAACTTGTTCTTACCGATGAGAACTATTCAGTCCTAGAAAGCGGTGACATTCTGGATGATGCTGTCCGCAGGGTCTGGCTGGCCTCCGCCGGGGATTTCGAGCCTCAGGTTGTGGAATCCATGCTGGCGGCAATGCCTGAACGGTATCTGCTGGCAGAGGACCCTGAAGATATAGTCCTGCATATGAAGCAGGTGCGCGAATTCAATGCCCTTTACGAGAAGGATCTTGTTCGCAAGCCGTCAGGCAAGGGCGGAAAAGGCATCAATCTTGTAAGGAGTTTTGCTACAGATGATGAAAGTCGGGTCAAACTTGTCATCACTGCACGGGATCAGGATTTTCTGTTTGCCACCCAGAGCGGGGTGCTTGCCCTGCATTCGGTTAATATCCTGTCCGCAGAAATTTTCTCCTGGGCGGACGGAACAGCCGTTAACACCTTTCTGGTGGAGTCTCCGGCTGAAGACGGACCTGCCGATATCTGGGCACGGGTGGAGAGGGCCGTTATGTACGCGCTTACCGGAAGGCTCTCTCTGGATTATCGGCTGCATAAGAAGCGCAACTCGCCCTATGCCAGACCGGGCAGGGTGCGCGTGCCGACCAGGATAACAGTGGATAATGATTCCAGTGAATCATGCACGTTGATAGAGGTTATTGCGCAGGACCGTTCCGGTCTGCTTTACGATATGGCAGCGCTTTTTTCCAGGATGAATGTTGATTTGCGTATGGCCCGTGTTTCAACCACCGGGCAGAGTGTTTTTGATGTGTTTCATGTCGAGGGGCCCGAGGGGGGGAAAATCGAGGATTGTGAACACGTGAAAGAGCTGGTCAGTGCCCTTGAATATGCACTTTCCAACCACTAG
- a CDS encoding methyl-accepting chemotaxis protein, translating to MFSRLMIHLVIDVALFCIVCVLLIVFPDMFSGKNVLPLLGLFGGAVLVSAISILLSAAKIKDTCGTLNNWMECLAGGTSFKGDSEAVLNLAPAAADLEKHLNTVTSELADAGRQCDIEIAKQLEAYKMAEEARLNGEQARCKGLLSAAGTLELAVEGIRSSCATLDGASSRASSGADRQLDFLSSVVTSMEQIDVSIRNSVERAESASVDAEQAAERARSGEEILDQTIESINSVMTNTNELNERVETLGRQADGISSIMSVISDIADQTNLLALNAAIEAARAGDAGRGFAVVADEVRNLAEKTMEATRDVGSEIGRIQEHVLKTVDGVNMITGLAGDASELASRSGQALGEIVDLAAKSSSGVRLIAEEALQQAEASNAVREAVTEVHTISDETGSAMSGAAEAVSDMSGRVLELDELIGVFKLVGNGSVQEVIDSLAKSRDVLSMDRSLQERAMRTAVRNSSFLELLYITDHTGKQVVSNISGQWDGYAEDSAALGTDWSNREWFRGVAEDKTIYISDVYKSSATGFNCITVSGPYFGTTGNLLGVIAADVRING from the coding sequence ATGTTTTCAAGGCTTATGATCCATCTGGTCATAGATGTTGCTTTGTTTTGCATTGTCTGTGTCCTGCTCATTGTTTTCCCTGATATGTTTTCAGGTAAGAATGTGCTGCCTCTGCTCGGACTTTTCGGGGGCGCTGTACTTGTTTCGGCCATTTCCATTTTACTTTCCGCAGCTAAGATCAAAGACACCTGCGGAACCCTCAACAATTGGATGGAATGTCTGGCCGGCGGGACATCGTTCAAGGGAGATTCCGAGGCCGTTCTGAATCTGGCTCCGGCTGCGGCTGATCTGGAAAAGCATCTGAACACCGTCACTTCCGAACTTGCTGATGCCGGAAGGCAGTGTGATATTGAAATTGCAAAACAGCTTGAGGCCTACAAAATGGCCGAGGAAGCCCGGCTCAACGGCGAACAGGCCCGCTGCAAGGGTTTGCTTTCCGCTGCCGGAACTCTTGAACTGGCTGTGGAAGGGATTCGGAGCAGTTGCGCAACCCTTGACGGCGCTTCCTCAAGGGCCAGTTCCGGTGCGGACAGGCAACTTGATTTTCTGTCTTCAGTTGTGACTTCCATGGAGCAGATTGATGTTTCGATAAGGAACTCCGTTGAACGAGCCGAATCGGCTTCCGTGGATGCCGAGCAGGCCGCTGAAAGAGCCCGTTCGGGGGAAGAGATTCTGGACCAGACCATCGAGTCGATCAATTCGGTCATGACCAATACCAACGAATTGAATGAACGGGTGGAGACTCTGGGGCGGCAGGCTGACGGCATCAGCAGCATCATGAGCGTTATTTCCGATATTGCCGACCAGACCAACCTGCTGGCGCTCAACGCCGCCATTGAGGCTGCCAGAGCTGGGGATGCCGGACGCGGGTTTGCCGTGGTTGCCGATGAAGTCCGTAACCTTGCTGAAAAAACCATGGAAGCAACCCGCGATGTAGGTTCTGAAATAGGCCGCATTCAGGAGCACGTGCTGAAAACCGTTGACGGCGTCAACATGATCACCGGGCTTGCCGGTGACGCATCGGAACTGGCTTCCCGTTCAGGTCAGGCTCTTGGTGAGATTGTCGATCTGGCCGCCAAGAGTTCTTCCGGAGTACGGCTGATTGCCGAGGAGGCTCTGCAGCAGGCCGAAGCCAGCAATGCGGTGCGTGAGGCGGTCACGGAAGTGCACACCATCTCCGATGAAACCGGTTCCGCCATGAGTGGGGCCGCTGAAGCCGTATCCGATATGAGTGGTCGTGTCTTGGAACTGGACGAACTTATCGGGGTTTTCAAGCTTGTCGGTAACGGGAGTGTGCAGGAAGTTATCGATTCCCTTGCAAAGTCCAGGGATGTGCTTTCCATGGACAGATCGCTTCAGGAAAGGGCCATGCGTACAGCTGTGCGTAACAGCAGCTTTCTTGAACTGCTCTATATTACCGATCATACCGGAAAACAGGTGGTCAGCAACATCAGCGGACAGTGGGACGGTTATGCGGAAGACAGTGCCGCTTTAGGTACCGACTGGTCCAACCGGGAATGGTTTCGCGGGGTTGCGGAGGATAAGACGATTTATATCTCCGATGTATACAAATCCAGCGCGACCGGTTTTAATTGCATAACTGTTTCCGGGCCGTATTTCGGCACCACAGGGAATCTGCTGGGAGTAATTGCTGCGGACGTGCGTATAAACGGGTAA
- the purD gene encoding phosphoribosylamine--glycine ligase: protein MKILIVGSGGREHALAWKIGQSPRVSEIFIAPGNGGTRLEGTNVPIKDDDLPGLVNFAKENKIDLVVAGPELPLVLGIKEALEKEGIPCFGPGAYAANLEGSKAFSKITMRDSGVPTAPFQVFDEFEQAKAFVEEKGAPIVVKADGLAAGKGVVVASSVEEAVEALDDMMVKRVFGSAGDRVVVEEALKGEEASFLAFCSGEDYALLPSAQDHKAVGEGDTGPNTGGMGAYSPAPILPREKYAETAELVIRPILSHLAQRGEPFTGILYAGLMYTDAGPSVLEYNVRFGDPECQPLLMRLDCDLVEIMLACVEGRLPEVEVGLKDETTLCVVMAAGGYPGSYDKGMEIRGIEEAEKIDGVKVFQAGTRFEDGKTLTSGGRVLGVTALGADLGEAQKKAYEAVERISFDKAYFRRDIGNKGLRK from the coding sequence ATGAAAATACTTATAGTCGGATCAGGAGGAAGGGAACACGCCCTGGCCTGGAAGATAGGCCAGAGCCCCAGGGTTTCCGAAATATTTATCGCCCCCGGCAACGGCGGAACACGCCTGGAGGGAACAAACGTTCCCATCAAGGATGACGACCTGCCCGGACTGGTGAATTTTGCCAAGGAAAACAAAATAGACCTGGTGGTCGCGGGGCCTGAGCTTCCGCTGGTGCTGGGTATAAAGGAAGCCTTGGAAAAAGAGGGCATCCCCTGTTTCGGCCCCGGAGCGTATGCTGCGAACCTCGAAGGCAGCAAGGCTTTTTCAAAGATTACCATGCGGGATTCCGGCGTGCCGACCGCTCCTTTTCAGGTTTTTGATGAATTTGAGCAGGCCAAGGCGTTCGTGGAAGAAAAGGGCGCTCCCATTGTTGTCAAGGCGGACGGCCTTGCCGCTGGCAAGGGAGTGGTTGTTGCCTCCTCGGTAGAGGAAGCCGTTGAAGCCCTTGACGATATGATGGTCAAGAGAGTCTTCGGTTCTGCCGGCGACAGGGTTGTGGTCGAAGAGGCTCTCAAGGGAGAAGAAGCTTCCTTTCTGGCTTTCTGTTCCGGAGAGGATTATGCCCTGCTTCCTTCCGCTCAGGACCACAAGGCTGTCGGCGAGGGAGATACCGGACCAAATACCGGCGGTATGGGCGCATACAGCCCCGCTCCGATTCTTCCGCGTGAAAAATATGCAGAGACTGCGGAGCTGGTTATCAGACCGATCCTCAGTCATCTGGCCCAGCGCGGCGAACCGTTTACCGGCATATTGTACGCCGGACTCATGTATACAGATGCAGGACCTTCGGTTCTTGAATATAATGTCCGTTTCGGCGATCCGGAGTGTCAGCCCCTGCTGATGCGTCTGGATTGCGATCTCGTTGAAATCATGCTCGCCTGTGTCGAGGGCCGTCTCCCTGAAGTTGAAGTCGGACTCAAGGACGAGACAACTCTTTGTGTAGTCATGGCTGCCGGAGGATATCCCGGCTCGTACGACAAGGGCATGGAAATTCGCGGGATTGAAGAAGCCGAAAAGATAGACGGTGTGAAGGTCTTTCAGGCCGGAACCAGATTTGAAGACGGCAAGACCCTGACCAGCGGCGGAAGGGTTCTGGGAGTAACCGCTCTTGGAGCCGATCTGGGTGAAGCCCAGAAAAAGGCTTATGAGGCTGTCGAACGTATTTCTTTTGACAAAGCCTATTTTCGTCGCGATATAGGTAACAAGGGTCTTAGAAAATGA
- the purE gene encoding 5-(carboxyamino)imidazole ribonucleotide mutase encodes MSAKVAIIMGSISDKDTMQPCSDLLTKLGVPHRFTVSSAHRTPERTANLVKELEEGGCEVFICAAGLAAHLAGAVAAKTIRPVIGVPICGSPLGGMDALLATVQMPPGFPVGTVALDKVGARNAAWMAAQIIALHDESLAGKIREARQGFIESVEQAAAELESK; translated from the coding sequence ATGAGTGCAAAAGTAGCTATTATCATGGGGTCCATTTCGGATAAGGACACAATGCAGCCCTGTTCCGACCTGCTGACCAAGCTGGGTGTTCCCCATCGGTTTACTGTTTCATCCGCACACCGTACCCCGGAAAGAACGGCCAATCTGGTCAAGGAACTTGAAGAGGGCGGGTGCGAGGTGTTCATCTGCGCGGCAGGACTGGCAGCGCATCTTGCCGGAGCTGTTGCCGCAAAAACCATCAGGCCGGTCATCGGCGTCCCGATCTGCGGTTCTCCTCTCGGGGGAATGGATGCACTGCTGGCGACTGTTCAGATGCCTCCGGGATTCCCGGTCGGCACCGTTGCCCTTGATAAGGTCGGCGCCCGCAACGCTGCCTGGATGGCTGCGCAGATTATTGCTCTGCATGATGAAAGCCTGGCCGGTAAGATACGCGAAGCCCGGCAGGGATTTATCGAATCCGTAGAGCAGGCTGCCGCTGAACTGGAAAGCAAATAG
- a CDS encoding LysE family translocator — MNDIPPQSKYFGCGFFTRGTLMDVKFWSVYVLTVFLASIVPGPSMILALTHGIRFGTRRALATASGNCAASFLQALVSMAGLGALLAASEPAFMAVKYAGAAYLVWIGINVFRAGDFNVDSAGISSDREVSSGRLFLQGFWVAAGNPKAIIFFSALFPQFIGSGQASVGHFAAMLILLCIIAFACMMIYACGGQRLRDVFKESFLVRSVNKMLGTAFVGLGVGLACSRR, encoded by the coding sequence ATGAATGATATTCCGCCGCAGTCGAAATATTTCGGCTGCGGCTTTTTTACGCGGGGTACGCTGATGGATGTTAAGTTCTGGTCCGTATACGTGCTTACGGTTTTTCTGGCTTCCATAGTTCCGGGCCCGAGCATGATTCTGGCTCTGACTCACGGAATTCGGTTCGGCACAAGACGTGCGCTGGCCACAGCTTCTGGAAACTGTGCTGCATCTTTTCTGCAGGCTCTGGTTTCCATGGCCGGACTTGGAGCCCTGCTTGCCGCTTCCGAACCGGCTTTCATGGCCGTCAAATACGCCGGAGCAGCCTATCTTGTCTGGATAGGTATAAATGTGTTCAGGGCCGGAGATTTCAACGTGGACTCAGCCGGGATAAGCAGTGACAGGGAAGTTTCCTCAGGCAGGCTTTTTCTGCAGGGATTCTGGGTTGCTGCGGGCAATCCCAAGGCGATTATCTTTTTCAGTGCTCTTTTTCCCCAGTTCATAGGTTCCGGACAGGCTTCGGTGGGACATTTCGCGGCAATGCTCATTCTGCTTTGCATCATAGCCTTTGCCTGCATGATGATTTACGCCTGCGGGGGACAGCGTCTGAGAGACGTTTTCAAGGAATCTTTTCTGGTACGGTCTGTGAATAAAATGCTGGGAACCGCTTTTGTCGGCCTGGGGGTTGGACTGGCCTGTTCGCGGAGGTGA
- a CDS encoding response regulator: MKTILIVDDDPKMLDLLRHYLRDEQFNILSALDGEEGMELFESNTVDLVIIDIFMPNMDGIQAIMEVKQKNASSRILVISGGGEYTGLEYLKQAKVLGAGEALVKPFSRQDLLKTVHTMLA, translated from the coding sequence ATGAAAACAATTCTGATTGTTGATGATGATCCCAAAATGCTGGATCTGCTCAGGCATTATCTGCGTGATGAACAGTTCAATATATTATCCGCTCTTGACGGCGAAGAGGGTATGGAACTGTTTGAGTCAAACACAGTAGACCTGGTCATCATAGATATTTTCATGCCCAACATGGACGGAATACAGGCCATAATGGAAGTTAAGCAGAAAAACGCTTCCAGCAGAATACTGGTTATTTCGGGCGGAGGAGAATACACTGGTCTCGAATACCTGAAACAGGCCAAGGTACTCGGAGCAGGCGAAGCTCTGGTAAAACCTTTCAGCCGACAGGACCTGCTCAAAACCGTCCACACCATGCTGGCCTAG
- a CDS encoding Hpt domain-containing protein, with protein sequence MTAKDMPDPFDLPKALARFCGDTELLEEAIAIFKSEAPNLLDLMKKHLSKGEIEKVVGYAHTLKAECGAVGAVLAYSVCAALEKAAGNNDIAESEALSKKAEAVVRAAVAELPDTIV encoded by the coding sequence ATGACCGCAAAAGACATGCCCGATCCCTTTGACCTGCCGAAAGCCCTTGCCAGATTTTGCGGCGATACAGAACTTCTTGAAGAAGCCATAGCAATATTCAAGAGTGAAGCTCCGAACCTTCTTGATCTCATGAAAAAACATCTATCCAAAGGCGAAATAGAGAAGGTGGTAGGCTACGCCCATACACTTAAGGCGGAATGCGGTGCTGTTGGTGCGGTTCTGGCATATTCAGTCTGCGCGGCCCTTGAAAAAGCAGCCGGAAACAACGATATTGCAGAGTCCGAAGCGCTTAGTAAAAAGGCTGAGGCAGTGGTACGCGCCGCTGTTGCCGAGTTGCCGGACACAATTGTTTGA